A stretch of DNA from Cannabis sativa cultivar Pink pepper isolate KNU-18-1 chromosome X, ASM2916894v1, whole genome shotgun sequence:
ccatatacatacatatataccataatacacatacacatatataaaaatttaaatttttaaacaatacattaaaattaaaaaaatagcttGCAGCCGGCGTATGGGGGTGCGGTGGTGTGGACGGCGGCGGTGCGGTGGTGAGGACGGAGTGGTGGTCGGAGTttttttttggggaaaaaattgatgaaaaaaGAGAGATTGAGTGGGAAAGAGAGATTTTGAGAAAAAATTAAGAGAGATTGAGAGAGTTTGATAGAGATTGAGAGGGAAAGGAGAGAGAGAACGAGAGAGAACTAGAGAGAAGGAGAGAGAGGGGGCGATGGAGGCTCTGCAAATGAAATGGGGAAGAAAGGGGGCTTCGTGCCCCCTGATACATATTactacttttaccggcgcatccaattgcgccggtaaaagttttttaataaatttactcTGACCTAGGAGTGAAACGCGCGTTTCACtaacacttttaccggcgcagtaatgcgccggtaaaagtaaccCCACCTACCACGCGTTTTATTTCCCCCCCAAATTTTCACGAGGGCGGTTAACATTCCCACCAAAATTTGGgaaacttttaccggcgcaattgtgcgccggtaaaagcCTTACAGAATTGGACATGTGTTCGCGCCATTTGGCGGTTCAGTATTcatcttttaccggcgcatttcattgcgccggtaaaaggtaTAGCTGAATCCAATCCCAAATTCAGCATCTCATTAATGCTGacaacttttgccggcgcaattgGTCAACTGCGCCGGCAAAAATTGCTTTTCTTGTAGTGTGCTAGGCCATAAAAATATGAATCCTGTTGTACCGTGCCGAAAATTTTATAGGAtataatttagtatttttatgtcGTGCTCAGACTCGTGCCAACCCTTTTTCTTAAACAGACAATCTCATTTTTTATGGAGGCTCAAATTTGTGttccacatttttattaaaattaatgatctaattactaaattatatatatttgtttattttcattttatataattttaattatacacaatcatataaaaaaaataattataattaataataaaattggaatttttactattattttaattgattataatttataaaaaatatttaatattattattaaattatcaaattttttaaagtGTCGTGTCCTacgtatatttgattattttttaaattataattagtttatttgttGTATTTTTAGATTTATCATGTCATACTTACACATATATTTTGCATATTAATTATGTCGTGCCATTTTGTAATATTATGTCTTATCATACCCAAACTCATATTTTTGTATCAGGTCGTGCTCATGTCTCGTGTTTGATCATGTGGTCAAAAAAGTCCGGcccatatttataattatagtcTCATACTAACAAAGAATTAAGAGCATTAAAAGTGATATTTTCAAatcaatattttaataaaataacaataaaaataaaaatcttcacccaatttttttttttaatacaacttttactgtttacatttttttttttttataatttataatagttTTGAGTAGTTTAATTATCTGTgcttgtgattttttttttttttttaaaaaaatcatgtcTGTTTGTCTAAATTTTGATAGCGTTTAGAAATTCTAGTTACACAGTAAAATTATTGCTGAGTTGTGTAATTTAGTCAAAGTAAAGTGGGGAGATTATGGTATAAAAAGACtttcttattattaatatatatttttttttttgaacaattattattgataatattTGGTGAAGAAAAGTATCATATACTGATATACTGCTATAAGCCTACACTCTATAAGAATAGCCTCCGTTGCCTCTCTTTTCATCACACTCGTTCTGTTCTACCTTGcttcaattattattatacttTCTTCGTCTTCATCTTCATTTCTTTACATCTTTTGTTTGTGATTCACTTTTCTTCTGCATATTTCTAATTCGTTCTTCCACTCCATGATCTTCATCAAAAACTCATACGAAATCATATTTATCTAGTCTGTGAAAAGCCTGGCTCACTTCCTCAATATTTTACCTATTCCTTAGCAAAAACATTTATAAAAGCCTTCAAAGCATGTAATAATATCTCTTATTATCTCTTCTTTCtataaaaccaaaaaaaaaaaaaaaagtttgatgTTTACATGtttgaaatttatatttacaattCTCTATAAGTAATGAGCTATAATTAAATTCAGTATATAGTTATACTACCCAACACACTGGCGGTAGTTAATTCAATTCCTTAGAGAAAACctttaaaaaaatctttaaaaacaTGTAAAGTCTGTCCTTtcaattcataaatttctaccctttttatttattaataaaaaaaaccaaaaaaaaaaaatagtctcaTCAAAGATATCAaaacattagaaaaaaaaaaaatgccagAAACAGAGATAGGATCACCAACGGCAGCGTCGGCTCCGGCGACTCCAGGGACTCCAGCTCCATTAATATCATCATACAGAATAGACTCATTATCATATGATCGGAAATCGATGCCGAGATGCAAGTGCTTGCCAGTGAGCGCCCCAACCTGGGGTGAGCCTCACTCTTGCCTCACTGATTTCCCCACTCCTAATGTCTCGCTCACTCGCAAGgtacaattaaattaaattaaattaatatatttatagaaacaGATTAATTTTACAGGGCCATGGATGGACTATGATTGTTACATTATTTATAAGAATATGTATATATGCAGCTAGGAGCAGAGTTTGTGGGAACGTTCATACTGATATTCGCAGCAACAGCAGGGCCAATAGTGAACCAAAAGTACAACGGTGCAGAGACTCTGATTGGGAACGCAGCCTGCGCTGGGCTTGCGGTGATGATAGTGATACTGTCGACGGGCCACATCTCGGGGGCCCATTTGAACCCGTCTCTGACCTTAGCTTTCGCAGCTCTGCGCCACTTCCCTTGGGCCCATGTACCCGGTTACATCTTGGCCCAAGTGTCCGGTTCAATCTGTG
This window harbors:
- the LOC133031780 gene encoding probable aquaporin NIP5-1, encoding MPETEIGSPTAASAPATPGTPAPLISSYRIDSLSYDRKSMPRCKCLPVSAPTWGEPHSCLTDFPTPNVSLTRKLGAEFVGTFILIFAATAGPIVNQKYNGAETLIGNAACAGLAVMIVILSTGHISGAHLNPSLTLAFAALRHFPWAHVPGYILAQVSGSICASFLLKAVFHPFMSGGVTVPSTSLGQAFVLEFVITFNLLFVVTAVATDTRAVGELAGIAVGATVMLNILIAGPASGGSMNPVRTLGPAVAAGNYKALWVFLVAPTLGALAGAATYTAVKLRDDEVDALQREVRPVSFRR